DNA sequence from the Alteribacter lacisalsi genome:
GATGGACGTCGAAACGATGAAGCAGATCAGAGCTCTTTGTGATAAAGAAGATAAAACGGTCATTCTTCTCGGTGAAGGATGGCATTTGGATACCCCACTGGCCCATGACAGGAAAGCAACAATGGAGCAGGCCGGGGAACTTAATGGTATTGCATTCTTTAATGATTATTTCAGGGATACGATGAAAGGGAGCCTTTTTTTAAAACATGATGCAGGCTTTGTAAACGGTCATGGTCATTTTATTGAACGACTGCCCCAGCTTGTCTCCGGTTCCTGCCGGGATGATATGCCAGGACGAATAGTAAGTTCGGCAGCACAGTCGGTAAATTATGTGGAATGTCATGATAATCACACGCTCTGGGACCGTCTTTTCCTTACGAATGAATCGGAAACAGATGAGGAAAAGAAAAAAATTCATCAGCTTGCAACAGGGCTGACGCTCCTCAGTCAGGGTATTCCGTTCCTTCATGCAGGACAGGAGTGGTTCAGAACAAAACAGGGTGACGAAAATAGTTATATTTCAAATGACCGGATTAATAAGCTTGACTGGACCAGACGCACAGAACAAAGAGATAATATCTTATATGTGAAATCACTTATCGATCTGAGGAAGCATTATCCGGTTTTCAGGATGACACGTCAGGAGGAAATTAAAAGGCGTCTCCATATCCTTCAGTGTCCAGCACCGGTTTTCGGCTGGCTTCTTCTTGGGGCCGATGTTGAAATTTCCGTATTCGTAAATCCTACTAAAAGACGTTACCCGCTTTATCTGCCTTCACCAGGTAAATGGGATAAACTGATCAGCAACCGCCTGCCTGTCCTCACGTCTGCCTCGTTTGTGATCGGGGACCAGGGTGAGATTGAACCTTATGAATTGATCGTTCTTAAAAAAGACAGGGTACAATAAAACAATAGAGAGGCTTTGAAGCCTCGAAAAGTTTAGGGCGATTTCATTCATTTACGGACTTTTGCAACAGACTCTTGATGAAATGCCAAACTTTATTTACAATGATATAAGACTTTTTGTGTCTTCTTATCTATTACGAATCATGATATGATAAATACTTCTCTGATTTTGGACACGAGGAAATTGAGGGTGAATCGATTGAAACACTTGATAGGTGAAGGGTGGCATTTGCGTCCTGCCGGTGGAGCGACCGGGGAAGCGTATATAGCGGAACAGGGCGAACAGAAAATTTTTATAAAGCGTAATTCTTCACCTTTTCTGGCGGTCCTGTCAGCGGAAGGCATTGTTCCGAAGCTGCTCTGGACAAAGCGGCTTGAAAGTGGTGATGTAATTACTGCTCAGCGCTGGGTAAACGGCCGTGAACTCAAGTCTTTTGATATGAATGACGACCGAATTGCCAGACTGCTTGGTAAAATTCACCGCTCAAAAGAACTTTTGGAAATGTTTCGCAGGCTTGGTAATAAGCCTCTTACCCCGGAGCGGCTCCTTGCAGGTTTAAATGAGCAGGCTGGTGAGATGCAGCACGAAGATCCGGCGGTGACAGAAGCCATGAACTGGCTCGGTGAAAATCTGGATGACGTAAGAACGGAACAGTACGTTGTCTGTCATTCTGACGTTAACCATAATAACTGGATCGTTAGTGAAGAGGATTCCCTCTATCTGATTGACTGGGACGGAGCCAATGTAGCGGACCCTGCTCTTGATTTGTCGGCTCTCCTGTATCTTTATATTCCTGAAGATGAATGGAAAACCTGGCTAGATGCCTACGGTGTTACGCTTACGCCTGACCTGATCAAACGGATGAGCTGGTATATGCTCGCCCAGAGTATTGAAAGTGTCGTCTGGCACGGCAGTCGCGAACAGATAGCGGAATATACGAAGTGGCATGCTCTTCTTAAGGAAGTGCTGCAGAAAGTAAATGTAAAAATGAATTAATAAAACCTTGTCTCCCGATTCAGGAAGGCAAGGTTTTTGTTATGGCTGTTTTCGGATAGATTGTTGTTTTCTAAGCTACAGGCCGACGCTTTCCGCGGGCAACGCCTCAGCCTCCTAAGGAGCTTTTCTGCTTCTTCCTCTTCCAGTCCAGCTCCGGGGTACATGCGTCGAAGCAACTCGCAGCCTATTCGTGATGCAGTTGCTCGTTGTTGCTTTCCCCGTTTGAGTCGCGGCCTTTCGCTCAAATTTAATAGTAGTCAATAGTAACACTCTTTACGAAAGGAGATTTTGTTATTCAGGTGGTCAGATCAACCGGTCCGGATAAAGAAAGCTGTGTTCTGATTTTTCAATTCCCTGAACCCACTGATCAAGGCTTTCGTTTTCGAGCACCTCCATAATTCCTTCAGTCTGATGATTGTGGCTGTATTGCTGGATGGCGGTAAGAAGTTCCCTGAGATCTTCCTGTACCTCCTGATTGTTAAGCAGTGAGACAGCCAGTCGTTCGACCTGGGCGTATTCATCACGGGAGCCGAAGTGTTCGGTATCCTGGTTTTTTAATATATCCACGAGCAGCTGAAGCTGATGATGGTAGGTCATCGGCATTCGTTAGCACATCCTTTCCTCGCCTTTACTACAAATTAGGATGTGTCGAACGAATGAAACTATACGCGTTTAGATTTCTCTTCCACCGCGCTGCTTGTAGTCAATCGTGACGCCGCTCTGTTCGTCATTCAGCATCGTAAGCTCCTCGATCCAGCGGGAAATGTTCTGGCTGTGATAAACAATATGCTCTTCGTTTGAGGCACTGTTTTTGCGTTCGTCAATAAAGGCATCAATTTCCTCGATCGTTCCTTCAAAATTATCATTCAGGTGGTCGTTCTTTAGCATTTTTATGGACGACTGAAGCTCCAGAAATGTTCCTTCCCCGGTTCCTTCCTTCTTTTTCATGTTTTCAAGGATCGTTCGAGCCTGATTTAGTGGTTTATCATGTCTCATTGGTTATTATGAACCTCCTTTGTAATCCCTCTCTCTATACCCCTTCTCATGTCAGAATAAGCATCCAGCCTGTACTTTTCAGCGTGAGACCCGGTTGGAAATGTGGTATGCTTATGTACTGAAAGAAAGGAAACGGAGTGAAGAACATGCGCCACCGCAATAAGCCGTGGGCGGCAGAAGAGATTGCAGCCCACCCTCAATATATTGTTCCCCAGCCGTCCGGGAACAAAGGGAGATGGCATCATTTTTTCGGAAACAGTAATCCTCTGTACGTGGAAGTCGGCAGTGGAAAAGGCAGGTTCGTCACAGGAATGGCAGACGAAAATCCCGGCATCAACATGATTGGAATTGAAAAGTTCGATACCATTATCATTTCGGGACTGGAACGGATGATTGAACGGGGACTCAAGAATGTCATCATGCTGAAAGAGGATGTTAATGAAATCACGTCATTTTTCGGGCCAAAAGAAGTGGATCGACTGTTTATTAATTTTACAGATCCATGGCCAAAAAACCGTCATGCCAAAAGAAGGCTGACTCATGAAGGGTTTTTGCAGAAATATGTAGAAATACTCAAAGACGGAGGCGAAATCCATATGAAAACGGATAACCGCCTTCTGTTTCAATATTCGCTCCAAAGCTTTTCGGAATTCGGCTTAACACTGAAAAATATCAGCCTGGATCTTCATGAGGATGGACTGGAAGGTAACGTTATGACGGAGTATGAGGAGAAATTCTCAAGCGAGGGCCAGCCGATCTACAGGGTGGAAGCTGTCTGGAACGGACGTGAGGACGAGTAACTGCCAATGGCGGTTTTCCGAATAACATTCACAGTCAGGGGATGAAAAGATGGCACTAGAACAACTCGAAGTAGGCGATGTGTTGATTACGTGGCTAAACGGCGGGGTGACCCACATGGACGGAGGAGCCATGTTTGGCGTTGTGCCCAGGCCTTTATGGGAAAAGAAGTATCCTGCGAATGAAAATAATCAGATTGAACTGAGAACCGACCCTATGCTTTTGCAGGTTGACGGTAAAAATCTTCTTGTGGAAACAGGAATTGGTACCGGGAAATTTACGGATAAGCAGAAGCGGAATTTCGGGATTGAACATGAATCAAAGCTGAAGGAAAACCTTAGTGAACTCGGGTTGGCTCCAGAAGATATTGATATGCTGCTGATGACGCACATGCATTTCGACCACGCGTGTGGTATTTCCAAGTGGAAAGGTGATGACCTGGTTTCTGCGTTTCCCAATGCTGTCATTTATGTAAACGAGACAGAGTGGGAGGAACTGAAAGAGCCGAATATCCGCTCAAAGGCAACCTACTATAAGGAAAACTGGCAGCCTGTTGAGGGCCAGGTAAAAACGTATAACGAAGCAGTCGAACCGATTGACGGAATTCATCTGGTACATACGGGCGGCCATAGCGATGGTCACAGCATCCTGCTTATCGACAGGCAGGGTGAAAAAGCCATTCATATGGCAGATCTTATGCCCACCCATGCCCACCGCAACCCACTTTGGGTTCTTGCCTATGATGACTACCCAATGAATTCCATTGATGCAAAATTGAAGTATATTGCCCCGGCAATTAAAGAGGAAGCGTGGTTTCTGTTTTACCACGACTACAAGTACCGCGCTCTTAAATGGGACTCGGAAAATGAGATTGAAGAAGCGGTGCTCAGAAACCGTGCCTCGGAATAACTTGGAAAAACCGCCTGTTGGTTAATGAACAGGCGGTTTTTTTGTGTATCGCTTTTATTCGATTTCCACTGATCCATCTTCTTCAATCGTAATGATTCCCCCGACCGCATCAAGCTCGGATGTGTTTACCTGAACGACCGTATTAACCTGCTGTGTCCGTCCTGCATAGATATTAGGAGCATTAAGGAAATGGAAGTTTAAGAAAAAAAGGCCGCCCGGAGGCAGCCTTTTTTTATCTTTTTGTCACGAGGTAGTAGCGCTGTGTAGGTAATCCGCCTTTTTCGGCATAAACCCCAAGTACGTACTGTCTATTGGCAAGTTGATTGCCATTGACCGTTCCGTCCCAAGAAAAAGAGTGGCCTGGTGCAGGCACCTTTTCTGTCACATGAATGTTGCCGATAAGCCCGCCTACACCTCCTGCAGGTGTCAGGTGAAACATGTCATACCTGAGAACGTCGGCTCCTCCAGGTAGAGTTGAACTGACGGTATAGTTACCGCCTGATCCACTGAGGGAGGCGCCGGTAACACGAGGGTAATCAGGTTCGCCTACAAAAAGGATTGCTGGAACAGTAATGACTTCACTTCCGTGAGTTAATGTAATTGAGGCTTCATAATAACCTCTTTCCAGATTCCTTGTATCAACCTGAACGTTCATGTTCACCTTCTGTGTTTTTCCAGGCTGAATCTGCAGGTTGCTGCTTGTAGATACATTAATGCCATTAGCGGCATTTTCATCATGGAATGTCACATCAATAGAATAACGTTTACGTTCATCAGACAGATTGGTAATCTCAAAGTGCTGCCGCTCTACCTGGCGTCCATTTTCTTTAAGGAAGGAGCCAAATGAGTGAGAGCCTGGAAAAGCGAGTGTTTCTACTGTTAGAGAATCCACCACTCGAATACTTCCGGCACCCTGGGTATTAAGCGGGTACGGTTTGCCTGTTGCCGGGTTTATCATCTCTTCAGCAGTATTCATGAGTGCAGCTTTTACTTTTTCCACACTCCAATCCGGGTTCTTCTCGAGAAGCAGTGCTGCAGCACCGGCAACGTGTGGCGCTGCCATGCTTGTTCCCTGGGAAGCACCGTAACCGTGCGGGTTCGAAGGATTGTGTGTTGGAATCGTACTTAAAATGTTAACACCAGGAGCAGACACATCCGGTTTGATCATCCATGTATTCATAACCGGGCCGCGTGAGGAGAAGTCTGCTACTGTTTCGCCGACTTCTCCTACTAATGTGATATCGAAGGAAACGGTATTATTCCCCTTCTCCAGTTCATCAAGCAGTTTCTGGCCGTCTGCCAGGGTCGTCTTGATTGAAGGAATCGCCATTCCGGGAACGTCTGGATGCTCACCTGC
Encoded proteins:
- a CDS encoding phosphotransferase family protein; this encodes MNRLKHLIGEGWHLRPAGGATGEAYIAEQGEQKIFIKRNSSPFLAVLSAEGIVPKLLWTKRLESGDVITAQRWVNGRELKSFDMNDDRIARLLGKIHRSKELLEMFRRLGNKPLTPERLLAGLNEQAGEMQHEDPAVTEAMNWLGENLDDVRTEQYVVCHSDVNHNNWIVSEEDSLYLIDWDGANVADPALDLSALLYLYIPEDEWKTWLDAYGVTLTPDLIKRMSWYMLAQSIESVVWHGSREQIAEYTKWHALLKEVLQKVNVKMN
- a CDS encoding YtzH-like family protein, whose amino-acid sequence is MPMTYHHQLQLLVDILKNQDTEHFGSRDEYAQVERLAVSLLNNQEVQEDLRELLTAIQQYSHNHQTEGIMEVLENESLDQWVQGIEKSEHSFLYPDRLI
- the trmB gene encoding tRNA (guanosine(46)-N7)-methyltransferase TrmB; this translates as MRHRNKPWAAEEIAAHPQYIVPQPSGNKGRWHHFFGNSNPLYVEVGSGKGRFVTGMADENPGINMIGIEKFDTIIISGLERMIERGLKNVIMLKEDVNEITSFFGPKEVDRLFINFTDPWPKNRHAKRRLTHEGFLQKYVEILKDGGEIHMKTDNRLLFQYSLQSFSEFGLTLKNISLDLHEDGLEGNVMTEYEEKFSSEGQPIYRVEAVWNGREDE
- a CDS encoding YtnP family quorum-quenching lactonase encodes the protein MALEQLEVGDVLITWLNGGVTHMDGGAMFGVVPRPLWEKKYPANENNQIELRTDPMLLQVDGKNLLVETGIGTGKFTDKQKRNFGIEHESKLKENLSELGLAPEDIDMLLMTHMHFDHACGISKWKGDDLVSAFPNAVIYVNETEWEELKEPNIRSKATYYKENWQPVEGQVKTYNEAVEPIDGIHLVHTGGHSDGHSILLIDRQGEKAIHMADLMPTHAHRNPLWVLAYDDYPMNSIDAKLKYIAPAIKEEAWFLFYHDYKYRALKWDSENEIEEAVLRNRASE